Part of the Passer domesticus isolate bPasDom1 chromosome 30, bPasDom1.hap1, whole genome shotgun sequence genome, taagatatttaccttcaatttccaatacttttcgcccttgttggcaagtgcactttcactatgaaccaatccacacatgccaacatcatcctgaacatggatgccaaggagaagaaagaagaaggacagggcatgcccaaattcctccatcctgggactcctgacccccatgtacagaatttcaaacccccctgtacaacatacaaaccctccctgtacagtgctccaaagtttttcccttcaccctgtgattgctactactatgctacttgaACTTTTGTGACCCGTAATTCtttatataaggttggcaatttgctccatgaattaacatcgaatttccaggtgtctttggcttcttgccagggtctccgagcccctgccagggatttaagacatccagggcatccagagagatgctctgggttccgacagcccatccccttttttacctcccagctcaccccttcacCTTGTGTTCCCTTAATGAACAGTTTGGCTTTTTCGCTTGACCCATGGCTCCGTCCGTGGagatgaagcagcacaaatcctgagcctggggacaTGCAGGGCtatgctgcccttctcttccatGCCGTCGTCTGTAcacggacagagaggaacaagggcagctcaggctgcaaaggtccctgtcctgctgctccagttgcacagcactgtggagttaaaggtggtgctgagcatGCTGAGGGGGACAAGGagcctgggttttagaagagccagcttgagtatgctctgaacccagccgtgagggattccatggcaggcatccaccgagggcaaaggagcttgcaatgctggaagttttcacaaaagcttcctgaaagcacagcaatgttccagccctacacagggacaggaagagggcagaaccagagaccactgtggcctagcagtgagctctgggtgtgcctcaaagcaaatgaagcagcagcagcagtgtctgaggctcagaggcgcgagcgtcccagtggccgcagtgctgtcaggcagtgcctgcatgCTGGGTGCAGTTCCGgcggctctgctctccccacaagtgaggaagctcagcccctgcctcagagccagtcagaaacccaaccaagagaGACCAGGGGCAAGGGATCCTTctcatctctctggggcatggctgcaaaacagtgGCTGCATCTTTTTGcacctgtgtttggggtgtgccgagcccagagctggccagcttgtgctctgctctcccaggagcgttctgggcaggcagaagtgctgtgtgcacagtggggaaggggctcaccagagcctcctgcgggaacagggctccgctccctggctggcaacagcctggttttgctgccctgagtgCAGGCAGGAGTTTGGGCACATGAAGAGGCAGTGGGCAGCTcttgtttatagggggcccggggctgcgcaCCAGAAGGGACCTGTGGAAACAGACtcgggggaaggaagaggagctcgagctggagtgcctgtgttGCAagaagcagaaggaattcagcatTGCCAGGGTTTCTTAAGTGTGTGTTGATGTTCCCCGGGaaatgtgcacatttggggaaatgcctttggaagagaggggcttgcttctcaagcaaagggcttccccaggagcccccagtgaggtaggtgcagctgtctccctttgccTCCCTGCGCTCCTTTCCGTCCTTGAgtccccttgcacttggcagaagggcgtgggaagggagaaggctgtgaaGAGCAAATTTGGCATCTGCCTGGACCTGcagagaccaagccaagcacctgtggtagggtatGTTCTCacctttgagcacaggacagagtcggatcatctctgtccagccaagagccccaaatgtctctcagagagctgtgaattcaaAGGCCTTTATGCACacattaatgccatcttccctatctGGTGTGctttagctcttggcaagatgcgtttgcttcttgcttgctggaagccgctctgctccagggccagcaccgaGCTGGGCTGTGCGGGTCAGGCACAGAGGTGGAGCgtccttccctgagcacttggccagccttggtgtgtccagggctgcgTTAGACACTCGGGGAAATGGATTCCTtccaagtgggggcaccttgcctggggagggggtggccccggggcacaAGGCAGCGTCTCcaagggccctttgtgacacactgCAGCAGGGTCACCATGGGGCAGAGTGGGAcagggtgtcacagcagccctttgtgacacgtgctGACACAGGTGCCAGCAGCGTCGCGGCCAGGCCACAGTGCTCGGTGCATgcgacgggacaggacaggacagagcggtgctgtgaggagcccccgcacagccagctcatTCCTTGCTGACCCAGAGCTTTTCCGAGGCATTACTCCTGCGGCTGGTctcacggccagacctcgggactCGCTGACTtggagcttttccaaggcatcccccatccctgcggccAGTGCCTtcgtggccaggccgtgggactTGGTGACATCCATtgttcacgaggagtctcctgtcattgtggcaggagccctcgggAACAcagtgcaggacttgctgtcctgtagTCTTCCTGAGGCCTCTCTTttgcaggtgcctgcaaggcgtGACTGCGGCATCGCTGACTCGGACCTTTGCCAAGGCATCTGTCTCGAAGGTGTCCTCAAGGTCGgacagcgggatggcgagcagaATGTTCAGCCTGTTCAGGaggcttcgggggaagaaaaagaacggccctgcagctgccccagtgcagcagcctgcggaaccggagcagttgcagccactgcaggatggtgagtggcagagctgggcagcagggctggtgcctgcagccagcctggccccatcccatcccatcccatcccatcccatcccatcccatcccatcccatcccatcccatcccatcccatcccatcccatcccatccctgtggacATGCCCACAGACAGGGCTCAGGACTGCCCCTCCAATGACAGCCATGCTCCGTGCCCCGGGCACGcagggtgctgtccctgcctggagagcacagggctggcctgtgttctccagcctctcccgcggcccctcagctctggctgcgctcCCTCTTTgtcagatgcagccaaggaccagactcaggagcagcaccccacccgtggccgcttccgcagagcggtgcaggtacctgcggccatcctcacctgggccagccctgctggcactgctcagcccagccccacacttggagcagaccatggaacatccctctcttcctgcccttccttctgctgcaggcgctgcggaggttcctgcgcaTTCGGCGCAGAAAGACCAGAGACACCATGACCAAGAGCACGGCCGACCCTGACTCCAGGCCCAGcgagctgcagacagagcctgctgccagcacagtgtcCTCTGAGCTCGCTGCAACCTGTGACcaggcagcggccgagggcagggcagaggctgacatggccctgactgaGGGCATGGCCACCTCAAACAACCAGACTCAGGCCATGCCACAGACTGACGCCATGACTGCACgaactgtgagtcctgcacccaggcTGGAGTTttccagaagggtgtttcttctccgcagcaggcaagcagcctggggccagggctggaggcctcccaggatcatgtggcccctcaagccacaTCCACTAGGCCCACTCAGCTTTGGGGCCAttacagtggggtgggaaggcaagcacttcctgggggaagctggggaagttgctCCCTTTTTACACCACACCAAGTCTTCCCCATGCTGCttcctccaggtgctagccacggtgaAGGACATTCTACAGAGACTCACGTCCTGTGACACTGTGGATGCCGAGCTGCAAATGGATATTGTGAGCCTGACTGAAAAACACCCTGCTCACGTGGtgatgagcctcctgcactgtgccccattgTGTGACAGGTATGGAGCACAACTGCCTCAAGAGCTCAGTGCTCGTGGGCCTGTAGGGCCCCTTGCCCTGTACAGCCGGTCTGGTGGGGTCTGTCAGACAGCGGAGAGCTCCGGGACTCTCGGGCCCCTCTGtttccccagcctgctgccatgctccctcccggcccctcagggcactggggctctgtcacccggccccatGCAGCTGCatggggcagggtgctgacgcacagctctggtcccacagagctgccacactgatgtggagggccatgggcacctcagaAGTAGCTGCGGAGGAGGTGcttccagcactgctctctgtgCTAGAGAAGCAGCCACCGTACGGCACGTTCTTCTGCAGCAGGGACGAGGccgtctttgccctggctgtgagtttctggagctggcctttgctcgccctccaggtcacctctccagcagctctccatgctctccccacgctgcagctcctggcctgggctgaaagctgggctcagggcaggctcaggggcagcaggctgggtgctCACCCTGCgtctcccctcgggccctgcctcatggacacctcggcactgagcactgcctcggggtgctttgtgtcttgcaggcaactctggtgctgtgGAGGATTGCCCCCATgtctgagtggcactacggAATACTCCTTCATTCTCCCCAGCTGTttgtggatctgctcttgcaaattttcatcaccacagagcagatgccagagaaTGTTCAGaacttctggagagtgtgccaggaggaacacggccttcccagcgaccccaacaggtcccagtcgccctgtccttcccatgccccctgtggccagggcccgTGCTCCCAGCATGAcctggcctttgctcggcacacaggtttgcagcacagaccatgaaggctctactctcccagctgggctttgacaagaagctggtggctctggagcacctGCAGGTCTGGGAcaccctgctctgtgccgacACCCAGCATGAGGCAGcaggcctgctggccaggtgagacccccttctccccaccGCCACcaccagcatttgtgccctgtgcccggagtgccccacacagtccctgtggttgTAAGCCAGAGGGCCGAGGGACGGCCAAGCAGACTGTAAAAGCCTGggagaggaggatgcccaggagcagctgcctcccaaggggcccgtgACCCCtcgcagagtgctggggaaagatcagacctctgtcagtcactcccgGGAGAGGTTTGCCCACCGGCTCAGGGCCTGGGtacctttttcccctgccagggagatgcgctgtggcttgagccccctgtgtccccacatggcctcgcacctgctcagcctgctcatcggGAAGCAGCCACGCTgggatctgcctgccctggcgttcttggtggaggtgagcctgatggccagcgctgcctggctgagctgcctcccagctctctggcctctggtagctgcagccgcctgggacgctgcccgtgcccgctgctgctgcctgggcccggccctgtgcggctccgggctcctgctggccatgtccccatcactgccctgtgcctttcagctcctggagtgtctggacttgagccaacatggtcccagtgccctgtggGTCGTATCCAGGCACCTGCTGAGTGAGTGTA contains:
- the LOC135287576 gene encoding uncharacterized protein LOC135287576, with amino-acid sequence MTKSTADPDSRPSELQTEPAASTVSSELAATCDQAAAEGRAEADMALTEGMATSNNQTQAMPQTDAMTARTVLATVKDILQRLTSCDTVDAELQMDIVSLTEKHPAHVVMSLLHCAPLCDRAATLMWRAMGTSEVAAEEVLPALLSVLEKQPPYGTFFCSRDEAVFALAATLVLWRIAPMSEWHYGILLHSPQLFVDLLLQIFITTEQMPENVQNFWRVCQEEHGLPSDPNRFAAQTMKALLSQLGFDKKLVALEHLQVWDTLLCADTQHEAAGLLAREMRCGLSPLCPHMASHLLSLLIGKQPRWDLPALAFLVEAPAE